A genome region from Archaeoglobus fulgidus DSM 4304 includes the following:
- a CDS encoding response regulator has translation MKKILLVEDEPDLLEIFGHMLSDYEVIKASDGNEAIELFKEHKPDIVLMDVELPGIDGVEATRRILEYNPAAKVIAITAFASRRGKEMLEAGAVEVLKKPFRMHELLETIKKYL, from the coding sequence ATGAAGAAGATACTGCTGGTTGAAGATGAGCCGGACTTGCTGGAGATTTTTGGACATATGCTCTCAGATTACGAGGTGATCAAGGCGAGCGACGGGAATGAGGCTATTGAGCTTTTCAAAGAGCACAAACCGGATATCGTGCTCATGGACGTTGAGCTGCCCGGTATAGACGGTGTGGAGGCTACGAGAAGAATTCTTGAGTACAATCCCGCTGCAAAGGTCATTGCCATCACGGCCTTTGCAAGCAGGAGAGGGAAAGAGATGCTCGAGGCAGGAGCTGTGGAGGTGCTTAAAAAGCCCTTCAGAATGCATGAGCTACTCGAAACTATCAAGAAGTACCTATGA